In Plasmodium coatneyi strain Hackeri chromosome 5, complete sequence, a genomic segment contains:
- a CDS encoding Outer arm dynein light chain 2: MSKAMAKEVTISQCIKNWEQKNGRKISEEEEVSFICHVPLIEKLDNSINSLEKCKRLSLSTNRIEKLIPMSGLKNIEILSLGRNCIKKFQFLEDISGTLKQLWMSYNSIDKLDNLQSLKKLQVLYLFHNKIKNIEEVDKLSALPELAELGLKGNPLYEGKTNEYMKLVILKKLPQLKVVDNETITEKQRNDALTVEVF; this comes from the exons ATGAGTAAAGCGATGGCCAAGGAAGTCACCATTTCCCAGTGCATCAAAAACtgggaacagaaaaatg GCAGAAAAATCagcgaagaagaagaagtgagCTTCATTTGCCACGTCCCCCTAATCGAAAAATTAGACAACAGCATCAACTCGCTGGAGAAGTGCAAGCGCCTGTCCTTGTCGACGAACCGAATTGAAAAGCTCATCCCCATGTCCGGTCTGA AGAATATTGAAATCCTCTCTCTCGGAAGAAACTGCATTAAAAAGTTCCAATTCCTCGAGGACATCAGTGGCACGCTCAAGCAGCTGTGGATGTCCTACAACAGCATAGACAAGCTGGACAACCTGCAGTCCCTTAAGAAGCTGCAAGTGCTTTACTTGTTTcacaacaaaataaaaaatatcgaGGAGGTCGACAAGCTG AGCGCCTTGCCAGAACTTGCCGAGTTGGGACTTAAGGGAAACCCCCTCTATGAAGGAAAGACAAAC GAGTATATGAAGCTGgtgattttaaaaaagctgCCCCAGCTGAAGGTCGTGGACAACGAgacg ATCACGGAGAAACAGAGGAATGACGCCCTGACCGTGGAAGTTTTttga